The genomic interval CGGGCGGACAACAAAGCTCACGCAGGCTGAATGCCTGGCAATAACGCAGGGCGATGCGGCCCGGTCAGGACCACGCCACTTTCTGCGGATAGAAGCTCACAGGCTGCTCACGAAAGGCCAGGTAGTGGCGCAGCACCTGGGCTGGCGCTTCAGTGTGCGGGTAATGGCCAATGCCCGGTAGCTGCACGGTGTCCGGTTCCGGCACCAGTTGCCGGTAGCGCTCAAGCATGTGCGTGCCGGAAAGCGGGTCGACCACGCCATTGATCAGGCGCAGTGGCACGCCTGAACGCTGCATCGCCCCGACCCAGCGCTCGCGGTGCAATCTGCGCTCGGGCATATAGCCCACCAGCTTGTGCAGGATGCGCGTCCCCCGGTTGGCGGCAATCAGGCTCCAGAAATCATCCAGAGCACTTTCGCTGGGGTGGGTGCAAGGGCCGTAGACCTGCGTCACGTTGCGCACCAGGTCATCACGCCCGAACGAACGCCCGACCAGCCAGCCGAACCGGCTGAGTAGCAGCTTCTGGATCAGCAGCATGCGGCAGCTTTCGGGGAACAGCCCGCTGTTGAGGAAAACGCAGCTGGCAACCTCGGCACGCTGTTCATGGTGCCGTGCCAGCAATTCCTGGGCGACGCT from Pseudomonas fortuita carries:
- a CDS encoding alpha/beta fold hydrolase, which translates into the protein MPMAEIPLCVWRTRGQSFTFRGQSIRYWTAGQGEPLLLLHGFPTASWDWHYLWGPLSQRFRVIACDMLGFGDSAKPVDHAYSLMEQADLQEALLGHLQVDQPVHLLAHDYGGSVAQELLARHHEQRAEVASCVFLNSGLFPESCRMLLIQKLLLSRFGWLVGRSFGRDDLVRNVTQVYGPCTHPSESALDDFWSLIAANRGTRILHKLVGYMPERRLHRERWVGAMQRSGVPLRLINGVVDPLSGTHMLERYRQLVPEPDTVQLPGIGHYPHTEAPAQVLRHYLAFREQPVSFYPQKVAWS